In a genomic window of Vicinamibacterales bacterium:
- a CDS encoding DEAD/DEAH box helicase — MKDQLPPHHGLPDDVIATLVFRDGDAFSITDVQFEALSAGVGKGESVLVVSPTSTGKTQVALWGMVTGLSGGKPVVYLVTHRALARQKFEDFQRSLLLPFLANDGSALVMATGDEVVDATGSSRTDPLSARLLVATYEKYLALLCSAGLPRTARRAVIVCDEIQLVGDLHRGRDVEILLTLIRNAGCGQFIGLSAVLQRRDAEALAEWLNVSLVHQPQREKHLQYECWTPDRMLVARSEYAEAAPEERAVPGGVWPDAVAVLQHVLNDREAQKPVIVFCMRKADTYGLAQRFVGLRQARSRSTPEGQLPLAFDELPETAANVLLAKILRGGVAVHSADLTEAERAIVEGMLLQRRIDVVFATSTLAAGVHFPFGTAIFADWQRWDSARGARTPIEHGDFHNMAGRVGRMGYEHGLGRVIFMAGPDTLSIARTYLALDNLTPLEPRIDPDRFGQIALQLVSSQLCASRGEVETVIFGTFSGSREAARNRTGLAHWKSALSESIDDLVHEGLLAEANHGPLVATPFGKAVAQSGLLPETGVHMLRFLAEQAVALAMLLPSKASVGDVDRLALVLFATCLKSPEFRPLGGRSPTRFLPYPLAKRGLATAADFGGFVSARELAADSPPHNGAKLSLDWIHGEALRSLEDRLPDLSAGMLRDLFRDLAWCLHGMAAIAVAAADGRVLPAERPRALVEQPATLRALSKLPRMMRRFCARIAEGLPDDVLWLPQVPKANPTYRLTRSEILALRAEGLSTPERMMLGSADADSARCRVFAKAKPAAKVKANWLRDACRDWKGAIRRQACERQMRRAARCPQVDLVARFHAAVGDDFEEAFEEALQTVGIAFERLDDGKRTGAPDYLVRLSGSPPLVVELKSKLGANLVPYNSAVEVLSASEVHGYKDASCVTLCHPGVDPAVAPVIAECARLCVVESGDFAEALLRHCEGHLTQPELWQWLASPGQALVSDLFYSSVRSRSGYIEHSQT, encoded by the coding sequence ATGAAAGACCAGCTCCCGCCGCACCATGGCCTGCCAGACGATGTGATCGCAACCCTCGTCTTCCGCGATGGCGACGCATTCTCGATCACTGATGTTCAGTTCGAGGCCCTCTCCGCAGGTGTTGGAAAGGGCGAAAGTGTTCTAGTCGTGTCGCCAACGTCAACGGGAAAGACGCAGGTCGCGCTGTGGGGAATGGTCACAGGACTCTCTGGCGGCAAGCCAGTCGTGTATCTGGTAACGCATCGAGCACTCGCTCGGCAGAAGTTCGAGGACTTTCAGCGGAGCCTGCTGTTGCCGTTCTTGGCCAACGACGGGAGCGCGCTCGTCATGGCAACTGGCGACGAGGTCGTCGATGCGACCGGAAGTAGTCGAACCGATCCGCTCAGTGCTCGACTTCTGGTAGCGACGTACGAGAAGTACCTGGCTCTATTGTGCTCGGCCGGGCTGCCTCGAACCGCTCGCCGCGCCGTCATCGTTTGCGACGAGATACAGCTCGTCGGAGACCTTCACCGCGGCCGAGATGTCGAAATCCTACTGACGCTCATTCGCAATGCCGGCTGTGGGCAGTTCATAGGATTGTCTGCCGTTCTTCAGCGCAGAGATGCCGAGGCCCTGGCCGAATGGCTGAACGTGTCGCTCGTCCATCAGCCACAACGCGAAAAGCATCTGCAGTACGAGTGCTGGACGCCTGACCGAATGCTCGTTGCGCGGTCTGAATATGCAGAGGCCGCCCCTGAGGAGCGCGCCGTCCCTGGTGGTGTGTGGCCAGATGCTGTCGCTGTGCTTCAGCACGTTCTAAATGACCGGGAGGCGCAGAAACCTGTCATCGTCTTCTGTATGCGCAAGGCCGACACGTACGGCCTCGCGCAACGCTTCGTCGGTTTGCGGCAGGCACGGTCACGCAGCACCCCAGAGGGCCAATTGCCGCTCGCGTTCGACGAACTACCAGAAACCGCCGCCAACGTTCTCTTGGCGAAAATACTCCGCGGTGGCGTAGCCGTTCACAGCGCGGACTTAACCGAAGCCGAGCGCGCAATCGTCGAAGGGATGCTTCTGCAGCGGCGCATCGACGTCGTGTTCGCGACGTCGACGCTTGCAGCAGGCGTTCACTTCCCTTTTGGCACGGCGATCTTTGCGGACTGGCAGCGGTGGGACAGCGCGCGCGGTGCTCGTACTCCGATTGAGCATGGCGACTTCCACAATATGGCGGGTCGCGTGGGACGAATGGGATACGAGCATGGCCTGGGACGAGTGATCTTCATGGCCGGGCCCGACACTCTGTCAATCGCACGAACGTACTTGGCGCTGGACAACCTGACGCCGCTAGAACCCAGAATCGATCCTGACAGATTCGGCCAGATTGCTCTGCAGCTGGTGTCGTCTCAACTCTGCGCGAGCCGTGGAGAAGTCGAGACTGTGATCTTCGGAACGTTCAGTGGGAGTCGCGAAGCAGCCAGGAACCGCACTGGCCTCGCGCACTGGAAGTCCGCACTCTCGGAATCCATTGACGACTTGGTTCACGAGGGACTGCTAGCGGAGGCGAACCACGGACCTCTCGTAGCAACGCCCTTTGGAAAAGCCGTGGCGCAGAGCGGGCTACTGCCTGAGACAGGCGTCCACATGCTGCGGTTCCTTGCCGAACAAGCGGTGGCGCTTGCCATGCTGCTGCCATCAAAAGCGTCGGTCGGCGACGTCGACCGGTTGGCGTTGGTTCTGTTCGCCACGTGCCTGAAGAGTCCAGAGTTTCGTCCGCTAGGCGGTCGATCGCCGACGCGGTTCCTGCCCTATCCACTCGCCAAGAGGGGTCTGGCAACGGCAGCCGACTTCGGTGGCTTTGTGTCCGCACGCGAACTGGCCGCGGATTCGCCGCCGCACAATGGTGCCAAGCTTTCCTTGGATTGGATTCATGGCGAGGCTCTAAGAAGCCTAGAAGACCGGCTGCCAGACCTGAGCGCTGGCATGCTGCGAGATCTGTTCCGTGACCTAGCGTGGTGCCTTCACGGAATGGCCGCGATTGCAGTGGCAGCCGCGGATGGTCGCGTGTTGCCAGCCGAGAGACCGCGCGCACTAGTGGAACAGCCTGCGACGCTCCGAGCCCTTTCGAAGCTACCAAGGATGATGCGACGTTTCTGTGCTCGCATCGCGGAAGGCCTGCCGGATGATGTCCTGTGGCTGCCTCAGGTTCCGAAGGCGAACCCGACTTACCGCCTGACGCGAAGCGAGATTCTCGCGCTGCGAGCGGAAGGGCTTTCGACGCCGGAGCGGATGATGCTCGGGTCGGCGGATGCGGACTCCGCTCGCTGCCGGGTGTTTGCCAAAGCCAAGCCCGCTGCGAAGGTCAAGGCGAACTGGCTTCGCGACGCTTGTCGCGACTGGAAGGGCGCTATTCGGCGGCAGGCATGCGAGAGGCAGATGCGCCGCGCCGCGCGCTGCCCGCAGGTCGATCTAGTGGCACGGTTTCACGCAGCGGTCGGCGACGACTTCGAGGAGGCATTCGAGGAGGCCCTTCAGACCGTCGGCATCGCGTTCGAGCGGCTCGACGACGGGAAGAGGACAGGGGCACCGGACTACTTGGTCCGCCTGTCCGGGTCTCCGCCGCTTGTGGTCGAGCTGAAGTCGAAGCTCGGCGCCAACCTCGTTCCCTACAACTCGGCTGTCGAAGTTCTGAGCGCGTCTGAGGTTCACGGATACAAGGACGCGTCTTGCGTCACGCTCTGCCATCCCGGGGTCGATCCTGCGGTAGCGCCGGTCATTGCGGAGTGTGCAAGGCTGTGTGTCGTCGAGAGCGGCGATTTCGCTGAGGCTCTACTACGGCATTGCGAGGGACACCTCACTCAGCCTGAGCTGTGGCAGTGGCTAGCGAGCCCTGGACAAGCGCTGGTGTCCGATTTGTTCTACAGCAGCGTGCGGTCCCGCTCAGGGTACATCGAGCACTCGCAAACCTAG
- the ltrA gene encoding group II intron reverse transcriptase/maturase, which translates to MYDVTRLRAAFFALKKNAAPGVDGETWQHYEQALDANLQDLSERLRHGAYRAKPVRRVYIPKADGRQRPLGVPTLEDKVVQRATVEVLNTIYETDFLGFSYGFRPGRSQHHALDALYIGIPTKKVSWVLDVDIRAFFDTIDHGWLCRFLEHRIADRRLVRLIQKWLNAGVLEEGTRKRVEEGTPQGGSVSPLLANVYLHYVFDLWVHAWRQKHARGEVIVVRYADDIVLGFQVKSDAVRFRADLAERFAKFHLELHPEKTHLLEFGAFAAERRQARGSRKPETFNFLGFTHICGRKRNGQSTVLRHTMRKRLQAKLHEVKAELRQRKHHPLREQGAWLRSVVGGHIRYYGVPTNDAALYTFRFQVARLWFRTLRQRSQRHRLPWARMRGHVDRWLPPARVCHPYPFERAWRHHLRQEPDAGNPHVRICGGGAQ; encoded by the coding sequence GTGTACGACGTGACGCGCTTGCGAGCGGCGTTCTTCGCGTTGAAGAAGAACGCGGCGCCTGGCGTCGACGGCGAGACGTGGCAGCACTACGAGCAGGCCCTGGACGCCAACCTCCAGGACCTCTCAGAGCGGCTGAGGCACGGAGCGTACCGAGCGAAGCCGGTCCGGCGGGTGTACATCCCGAAGGCTGACGGGCGGCAACGGCCGCTCGGCGTGCCCACGCTGGAAGACAAGGTCGTCCAGCGGGCCACAGTCGAGGTGCTGAACACCATCTACGAGACCGACTTCCTCGGCTTCTCCTACGGATTCCGACCGGGGCGCAGCCAGCATCACGCGCTGGACGCCCTCTACATCGGCATCCCGACGAAGAAGGTGAGCTGGGTGCTCGATGTGGACATCCGGGCGTTCTTCGACACCATCGACCACGGATGGCTCTGCAGGTTCCTCGAGCACCGCATCGCGGACCGACGCCTCGTGCGGCTCATCCAGAAATGGCTGAACGCCGGGGTGTTGGAGGAGGGTACGCGTAAACGCGTGGAGGAGGGGACGCCGCAAGGCGGCAGCGTCTCGCCATTGCTGGCGAACGTGTACCTCCACTACGTGTTCGACCTGTGGGTCCACGCATGGCGTCAGAAGCACGCACGCGGCGAGGTGATCGTCGTGCGCTATGCCGACGACATCGTGCTGGGATTCCAGGTCAAGTCGGACGCCGTGCGATTTCGGGCGGACCTCGCGGAGCGTTTCGCGAAGTTCCACTTGGAACTGCATCCCGAGAAGACGCACTTGCTCGAATTCGGCGCGTTCGCGGCCGAGCGACGGCAGGCGCGTGGCTCGAGAAAGCCGGAGACGTTCAACTTCCTGGGCTTCACGCACATCTGCGGGAGGAAGAGGAATGGGCAGTCGACCGTGCTGCGGCACACGATGCGCAAGCGGCTGCAAGCGAAGCTGCACGAGGTGAAAGCCGAACTGCGGCAGCGCAAGCACCACCCTCTCCGCGAGCAAGGCGCGTGGTTGCGTAGCGTCGTCGGCGGGCACATACGGTACTACGGCGTGCCGACGAACGACGCCGCGCTCTACACGTTCCGCTTCCAGGTAGCGAGGCTCTGGTTTCGTACGCTGCGGCAACGAAGCCAGCGTCATCGCCTCCCCTGGGCGCGGATGCGGGGGCATGTCGACCGATGGCTGCCGCCCGCACGTGTCTGTCATCCGTACCCGTTCGAGCGTGCTTGGCGTCACCACCTGAGGCAGGAGCCGGATGCGGGAAATCCGCACGTCCGGATCTGTGGAGGGGGTGCTCAGTGA
- a CDS encoding JAB domain-containing protein, with product MTEATTARMPGARGHRVRELVCSYRPLRAPDGHVHDVTTLALSTPRIAAATLGPLLAAELVEVFAVACLSARQRLLTWHVVSRGTRTSTQISMPDVFVPACLTPGTTGLIVVHNHPSGDPTPSADDARLTVRICAAADVLDLPLIDHLVIGDEGRYFSFREAGHLSSSPGASAWSAAR from the coding sequence ATGACCGAAGCCACGACCGCTCGTATGCCAGGGGCTCGGGGACACCGCGTCCGCGAGCTGGTCTGCTCGTATCGCCCGCTGCGCGCTCCCGACGGCCACGTTCACGACGTGACGACGCTCGCGCTGTCGACGCCGCGGATCGCCGCCGCCACGCTCGGTCCGCTGCTCGCGGCCGAACTCGTGGAGGTGTTCGCCGTGGCGTGCCTGTCGGCGCGCCAGCGGCTGCTCACGTGGCACGTCGTGTCGCGCGGCACGCGGACCAGCACGCAGATCTCGATGCCCGACGTGTTCGTGCCGGCGTGCCTCACGCCGGGCACGACGGGACTCATCGTGGTGCACAACCACCCGAGCGGAGATCCCACCCCGAGCGCCGACGATGCGCGGCTCACCGTGCGCATCTGCGCCGCGGCCGACGTGCTCGACCTGCCGCTGATCGACCACCTGGTCATCGGTGACGAGGGGCGGTACTTCAGCTTCCGCGAAGCCGGGCATCTCTCGTCGAGTCCCGGCGCGTCCGCGTGGAGCGCCGCGCGATGA
- a CDS encoding site-specific integrase: MARRGAGLTKRCGCSAKSWSKCPHPWHFSFCRGKTPDGRKARYRFSLHAFTDKPPSYVMSVSEAEAIADRIRSDIRSGAIQLEPPSAAISPAEPPTSLTLQDISSRYLDEYARTETRRPHALRQFEMYIGLLNAAKVSGPGGTQVAMGAKPFRDVVRADLDSVFAARLEAIAAARQAARQVAALTAAGKGVRPELRRAAALAGRSTKGGHVALNRFKARARHFFNWAVAQGYRDDTPFKRHGVNVVRLDGKAETVRARRLQPGEEERLIRTAAPHLRALIIAALSTGCRVGELLTLQWGDVQVGDRDEFRALALRASKTKTATSRVVPIGQRLRAVLEMLRTDPDGQQLPPEAFVFGDEIGGRISSVKTAWRTACREAGVVGLRFHDLRREFACRLLESRAEIHDVRDFLGHSNITTTSRYLRSTTLRLERALGLLERAELERRADNSARGKSASRKSATPVPRERSDRSEGDLDHDPEVLDAIEDVVVSRIFASWNQLDGWLRLVEAVRRVA, from the coding sequence ATGGCGCGGCGTGGTGCCGGTTTGACGAAGCGGTGCGGCTGCTCGGCCAAGTCGTGGTCCAAGTGCCCGCACCCGTGGCACTTCTCGTTCTGCCGCGGCAAAACTCCGGATGGCCGGAAAGCTCGCTATCGTTTCAGCCTTCACGCATTCACGGACAAGCCCCCGTCCTACGTGATGTCAGTGAGCGAGGCAGAAGCCATCGCCGACCGGATTCGCAGCGACATCCGCTCGGGCGCCATTCAGCTCGAGCCCCCCTCCGCCGCGATATCGCCAGCCGAGCCGCCCACATCGTTGACCCTGCAGGACATCTCCTCGCGGTACCTCGACGAGTACGCCAGGACCGAGACTCGACGCCCCCATGCACTGCGCCAGTTCGAGATGTACATCGGCCTGCTGAACGCCGCGAAGGTGTCCGGACCAGGCGGCACGCAAGTGGCGATGGGGGCCAAACCGTTTCGCGACGTAGTTCGCGCCGACCTCGACTCGGTATTCGCGGCGAGGCTCGAGGCGATCGCCGCGGCTCGTCAAGCCGCGCGGCAGGTCGCAGCGCTGACGGCCGCAGGGAAGGGCGTGCGGCCCGAACTGCGCAGGGCCGCGGCTCTTGCTGGCAGAAGCACGAAAGGTGGGCACGTGGCGCTGAATCGGTTCAAGGCGCGAGCGCGGCACTTCTTCAACTGGGCCGTGGCCCAGGGCTATCGGGACGACACGCCTTTCAAGCGGCACGGCGTCAACGTCGTGCGCCTCGACGGCAAGGCCGAAACGGTTCGCGCTCGTCGCCTTCAGCCGGGCGAAGAGGAACGACTCATCAGGACCGCCGCTCCGCACCTGCGTGCGCTGATCATCGCGGCGTTGTCGACGGGCTGCCGCGTGGGCGAGTTGCTGACGCTGCAGTGGGGAGACGTCCAAGTCGGCGATCGGGACGAGTTCCGAGCCCTCGCGCTGCGGGCGAGCAAGACAAAGACGGCAACCTCGCGTGTCGTTCCGATCGGTCAGCGGCTGCGAGCGGTGCTCGAGATGCTCCGTACGGATCCCGACGGCCAGCAGCTCCCGCCTGAGGCCTTCGTGTTCGGCGACGAGATCGGAGGCCGAATCTCGTCGGTCAAGACCGCATGGCGCACGGCCTGCCGGGAGGCCGGCGTCGTCGGCCTCCGGTTTCACGACCTGCGCCGAGAGTTCGCCTGCCGCCTACTCGAGTCGCGCGCCGAGATTCACGATGTGCGGGACTTCCTCGGTCACTCCAACATCACGACGACGTCTCGCTACCTGCGTTCGACAACGCTCAGATTGGAGCGCGCGTTGGGACTTCTGGAGCGTGCGGAGCTGGAGCGCCGCGCCGACAACTCAGCGCGCGGCAAGAGCGCTTCCAGGAAAAGTGCCACACCAGTGCCACGCGAGCGGTCTGATCGGTCCGAAGGCGATCTGGACCACGACCCCGAAGTGCTTGATGCGATTGAGGATGTAGTGGTGAGCCGCATTTTCGCGAGTTGGAACCAACTCGACGGGTGGTTGCGGCTTGTGGAGGCGGTGAGGCGGGTCGCGTGA
- a CDS encoding protoglobin domain-containing protein, which translates to MTSEIPGYTAGAQTLARSPLSLEAFATMQKSVLFDDQDVRALRQSYDVVKDQVEAILDVWYGFVGSQPHLLASFTHRDSGAPLGDYLGAVRRRFGQWILDTARADYDQAWLDYQHEIGLRHHRAKKNQTDAAMSTALVPFRDLFLLVVPVTTTLKPFLASHGHSAAEVDAMHAAWVKSCLLQLTLWSHPYVKDGDF; encoded by the coding sequence ATGACAAGCGAGATTCCAGGCTACACGGCAGGCGCGCAGACACTCGCGCGCTCGCCGCTCTCACTCGAGGCTTTCGCCACGATGCAGAAGAGTGTGCTCTTCGATGACCAGGATGTGCGCGCCCTGCGTCAGTCCTACGACGTGGTCAAAGACCAGGTCGAGGCCATCCTCGACGTGTGGTACGGCTTTGTCGGTTCCCAGCCCCACTTGCTCGCCTCCTTCACACATCGCGACAGCGGCGCGCCCCTCGGCGACTACCTCGGCGCCGTTCGACGCCGCTTCGGTCAGTGGATCCTCGACACCGCACGCGCCGACTACGACCAGGCCTGGCTCGACTATCAGCACGAGATCGGCCTGAGGCACCACCGCGCCAAGAAGAACCAGACCGACGCGGCCATGTCGACGGCGCTGGTGCCGTTCCGCGATCTGTTCCTGCTGGTGGTACCGGTCACGACGACGCTGAAGCCTTTCCTCGCGAGCCACGGACACAGCGCCGCCGAGGTCGACGCCATGCATGCGGCGTGGGTCAAGTCGTGCCTGCTGCAGCTGACGCTGTGGAGCCATCCCTACGTGAAGGACGGAGACTTCTGA
- a CDS encoding MarR family winged helix-turn-helix transcriptional regulator, whose product MGSPPLSPLDSPPLDGRIATGLHKLGLALKHQEWSHANEHGLSPTQGQILALLAAEDGLTASNVGTRLGIGLPTISEAVSTLVTKDLVRRMPDERHPRARLLHLTVGGRRLAAKARAWPEFLTQAVGTLTLDEQATLLTALMKMIRTLQQEGQIPVQRMCITCTHFRPHVRAGATPHHCAFVDAPMAESHLRLDCTEHEPASEEQQRLHWARFAANA is encoded by the coding sequence ATGGGCTCGCCGCCGCTATCGCCGCTCGATTCCCCTCCGCTCGACGGGCGCATCGCCACGGGCCTGCACAAGCTCGGGCTCGCGCTCAAGCACCAGGAGTGGAGCCACGCCAACGAACACGGACTCTCACCGACGCAGGGACAGATCCTGGCGCTCCTCGCTGCCGAGGACGGCCTCACCGCCTCGAACGTCGGCACGCGCCTCGGTATCGGACTGCCGACGATCAGCGAGGCCGTCTCAACACTCGTCACGAAGGATCTCGTTCGCAGGATGCCGGACGAACGACACCCACGGGCCCGGCTGCTGCACTTGACCGTCGGCGGCCGACGCCTCGCGGCGAAGGCGCGGGCGTGGCCGGAGTTCCTCACGCAAGCCGTCGGGACACTGACGCTCGACGAGCAAGCGACGCTGCTGACGGCCCTCATGAAGATGATTCGCACGCTCCAGCAGGAAGGACAGATCCCGGTGCAGCGCATGTGTATCACCTGCACCCACTTCCGTCCGCACGTGCGAGCGGGCGCAACGCCTCACCACTGTGCCTTCGTCGATGCGCCGATGGCGGAGTCGCATCTGCGCCTCGACTGCACCGAACACGAGCCCGCGTCTGAGGAGCAACAACGCTTGCACTGGGCGCGCTTCGCGGCCAACGCCTGA
- a CDS encoding 4Fe-4S binding protein, whose protein sequence is MGLQYIKRQAQPIATVRRGVQAAFLALNAWIGVQFYLWVRYFESGGAAVYVPRPPGVEGWLPIASLMNLKYFLLTYSVPDVHPAGMFLLIAFVGTSVVFRKAFCSWMCPIGTLSEWLWQGGAALSGGNRAFPRWVDIPLRSLKYILLALVVWVVVTMPVPALAAFLSSPYGLVADVKMLDFFRDAGRLTIQVCSVLVILSVVTKNFWCRFLCPYGALMGLASLSSPMRITRDPAACIDCGKCAKACPSLIPVDVLRTVRTPECNGCLTCVSVCPVQDALEMRTLVGRRRVAAPRIALGLALIFVAVVGYAKITGHWHGQVQEDLFFKLIPIAGTLSHP, encoded by the coding sequence ATGGGGCTCCAGTACATCAAGCGTCAGGCCCAGCCAATCGCCACGGTCCGTCGTGGCGTTCAAGCCGCGTTCCTCGCCCTCAACGCCTGGATTGGCGTGCAATTCTATCTGTGGGTCCGGTACTTCGAGTCGGGTGGTGCCGCCGTGTACGTGCCGCGTCCGCCGGGCGTCGAGGGATGGCTGCCGATCGCGTCGCTGATGAATCTGAAGTACTTCCTGCTCACGTACTCGGTGCCAGACGTGCACCCTGCGGGCATGTTCCTGCTGATCGCGTTCGTCGGAACGTCTGTCGTCTTCCGGAAGGCGTTCTGCAGCTGGATGTGCCCGATCGGCACGCTGTCCGAGTGGCTCTGGCAGGGAGGAGCGGCGCTGAGCGGTGGGAACCGTGCGTTTCCGCGGTGGGTCGACATCCCGCTGCGCAGCCTGAAGTACATCCTGCTCGCCTTGGTGGTCTGGGTGGTGGTGACGATGCCTGTCCCGGCGCTGGCCGCGTTCCTGAGCAGCCCATACGGGCTCGTCGCGGACGTGAAGATGCTGGACTTCTTCCGAGATGCGGGGCGGCTGACGATTCAGGTGTGCAGCGTGCTGGTCATTCTCTCCGTGGTCACGAAGAACTTCTGGTGTCGGTTCCTGTGTCCGTACGGAGCGCTGATGGGGCTGGCTTCGTTGTCGAGCCCGATGCGGATTACACGCGACCCGGCCGCCTGCATCGATTGCGGCAAGTGCGCGAAGGCGTGCCCGTCGCTCATTCCCGTCGACGTGCTGCGGACGGTCAGGACGCCGGAGTGCAACGGATGCCTGACCTGCGTGTCGGTGTGCCCGGTGCAGGACGCCTTGGAGATGCGTACGCTGGTCGGACGCCGCCGCGTCGCCGCGCCGCGCATCGCTCTCGGCCTTGCGCTGATCTTCGTCGCCGTCGTGGGCTACGCGAAGATTACCGGCCATTGGCACGGGCAGGTCCAGGAGGACCTGTTCTTCAAGCTGATCCCGATCGCCGGCACGCTGTCCCATCCCTAG
- a CDS encoding group III truncated hemoglobin gives MTATRHDITTRADIERLVDTFYERVRGDEILAPIFDDVAHTDWARHLPKMYDFWETVLFGAPAYRGQPIGIHVELATRVALGQREFGRWLALFVDTVDAAFLGPQADEAKLRAARIANVMQHHIGNATVGPRPDEIGHTQRDLER, from the coding sequence ATGACGGCAACAAGGCACGACATCACCACCCGCGCGGATATCGAGCGGCTCGTCGACACCTTCTATGAACGAGTCCGGGGCGACGAGATCCTGGCACCGATCTTCGACGACGTCGCGCACACCGACTGGGCTCGGCACCTGCCGAAGATGTACGACTTCTGGGAGACGGTGCTCTTCGGGGCCCCGGCCTACCGCGGCCAACCCATCGGCATTCACGTCGAACTCGCGACGCGGGTCGCACTTGGCCAGCGGGAGTTCGGCCGCTGGCTGGCGCTGTTCGTCGACACCGTGGACGCGGCGTTTCTCGGGCCGCAGGCCGACGAGGCGAAGCTCCGGGCGGCTCGTATTGCCAACGTGATGCAGCATCACATCGGAAACGCCACTGTCGGCCCGCGTCCGGACGAGATCGGACACACACAGCGCGACCTCGAGCGCTGA
- a CDS encoding cytochrome c oxidase subunit II, translated as MHVDRYERYWMWAASAMLALFTGAIVVTAVTSASHPPSHTEVVNPETLTIGGEFASPGVATAPDGRVTVSLRAEFYVFRPEQVRVPAGVPVTFRVTSPDVLHGFQIVGTNVNLTVAPGYVSEATTTFETPGEYLVVCNEYCGLGHHLMQGKVIVEAAR; from the coding sequence ATGCACGTCGACCGCTACGAACGCTACTGGATGTGGGCCGCCTCAGCCATGCTCGCTCTGTTCACGGGCGCGATCGTCGTGACCGCGGTGACCAGCGCGTCGCATCCGCCCAGCCACACCGAAGTGGTCAACCCGGAGACGCTCACGATCGGCGGCGAGTTCGCCTCGCCGGGTGTCGCCACCGCGCCTGACGGCCGCGTTACCGTGTCGTTACGCGCCGAGTTCTACGTCTTCCGGCCCGAACAGGTCCGCGTGCCGGCCGGCGTACCGGTGACGTTCCGGGTCACCAGTCCCGACGTGCTGCATGGTTTTCAGATCGTCGGCACGAACGTCAACCTCACGGTGGCGCCCGGTTACGTCAGCGAGGCCACGACCACCTTTGAGACCCCCGGCGAGTATCTGGTCGTGTGCAACGAGTACTGCGGACTCGGGCACCACCTGATGCAGGGCAAGGTCATCGTCGAGGCCGCCCGTTGA